The window gttctgggataattGACAAGCcgcatgtagaagaatgaaactgtttcctcatctctcaccttataaaaaatcaaatcaagatggatcaaagacttaaatctaagacatgaaACCATACAAAATTCTAGGATATAACATcaaaaaaactcttctagacattgacttaggcaaagagtttatgatcaagaacccaaaaggaaaggcaacaaaaaataaaaaaatagatgggacttaattaaaataaaaagcttctgcacagcaaaagaaataatcagtagagtaaacagacaatccacagagtgaGAGAAGATCTTTCCAAACTGCATCTGAATAAAGACTagtgtccagaatctacaaggaattcgaatcagcaagaaaatataaaacaatcccatcaaaagttggctaaggacatgaatagacaattctcataaaaagatatacacatggtcaataaacatatgaaaaaatgctcagcatcactaattatcagggaaatgtaaatcaaaaccacagtgtttTACCACCTCACTACTGCAAGAATgttcataattaaaaaatcaaaaaagaatagATGTTGACATAGAGGTAGTGAAAAgataacacttttacactgctggtgagaatgtaaactactaccactatggaaaacagtatggggatttcttaaggaactaaaagtagaactaccatttgatccagcaatcccactgccgGGTatttatccagaggaaaagaagtcattacatgaaaaagacatttgcacatgcatgtttgtaacagcacaattcacaattgcaaaaatatggaccCAGCCGAAACGTGCATAATTCgagtgtataaagaaaatgtggtatatatacaccatgcatactacccagccataaaaatgaatgaaataatggcattcacagcaacctgaatggagttgaaggccattatgctaagtgaagtaactcaggaatgtaaAACCAAACatagtatgttctcacttataagtgggagctaaagttATGAGTACACAAAGTCCTGAGAATGATATAACGGACTTGGAGGACtcaagggaaagggtgggaggggttgTGGGATACAAGagtacacattgggtacagtgtgcaCTGCTTGGGtaatggatgcaccaaaatctcacaaatcaccactaaagaacttatccatgtaaccaaacaccatctgttcccccaaaactgaCCACTTTgctattttgtcttatttttattattccagcAATTATATGAGATAATTTTTACTATCACACTTCACATATGAGGAAACAGAATAGACAGTTTAAATCTCTTGCCAGAAATTACATTGTTGATAAATAGTTGAACCTAGATATAAACTCAGACCGGTTTAAGTCTGAAATCTATACTCTTTCCAGTGTGTTTTTCTGCTTCTCATAATTTAGGGTTGTGAAATTATGACAAAagttacagaagaggaaaagaaagtagCTAGGTTCAAAAGTCAGGAATTTACTAATAACAATATTATATATTGAGCAGTTACTATAAGACAGGCACTCTTTAATGCATATTTCGTTACACTTTTACAATCCCAAGAGAAtggtattattattactgttttatagatgaagaaactgagggagAAAACAGTTATGCACTGAACTTTAGGTTGTACAACTAGCGAACAGTAATAGCAGAGTTTTAAACCTAAGTTTGACAGAATCTAGAGACTACGCTCTGTAgaaaaaaacagtgcttcactGGAAAACAATCCATTTTCTAGACTCTAGAGAACACCTCTCTGAGTTTTCTGATTCTAGAAGCTATTTTATAACTGTGTAAACTGTAAACAAATggtaacaatgaaaaataattcttatttatgGATTTGCAAATTCTGTCTATACAGAAGTCCAAATAACTTCTCTTTTTTGGTCCCTCATCCTACTAGAAAAAAGCAGTTTTGCTTccatttgaacatttattttaatttttctgatctttaaatttatttgttcttCAGAGTCTCTTCTGAACCAGTAGTCATATCTATGTTGTTTCCTCATGgctaaatgaaatatataacatatttgtaTGACAGTCAtgatcttactttttttttttttgaaaattgtcttTTAACAGTTTTCCAGAGATGCCTAGTGAATTCTTCTAATGGAACCAAGTAAACTTAATGAGAGAAGTGCACCTCATAAGCGGTTTAAGCCCAGACCAGTCTTTCTTGGCTTCTAGAGGTGACTCCAAATTGGCAATATAGCACTGCtgactttctttttgttgttattgttgttttgagacagagtctcactctgtcacccaccctggagtgcactggtgtgatctcagctcactgaaacctccacttcccaagctcaagcgattctccagccccagcctccagagtaactgggattacaggcatgagccaccaaaccctggctaatttttgtattttttgtagagatggggtttcaccatgttgcccaggctggtatcataCCCTTGAGCTCAAAGCAATCcttctgccatggcctcccaatgtgctgggattacaggcgtgagccaccactcctcgCCAGCACTGCTGACTTCCTATTTATCTAGTTTTGATCTTCATCtttactaattttgtgttttgatttcatttgtttttgttcatttgtggCTAATAAGTTATGTATCATAGCTAGGAGTAATTACTGGGAATTTGGTTTTATAGTCTGACCATACATGAGGAATTTGATTTTGTACTCTTATCAATGATATGTGTAAGTGgattaaatgtttataatatcTATGTTGGGTGAGAGACAACAGGGAATcgtatttgttagttttttttttttcaatttgttgtCTTATCTGCCTATCTTAATTAAGTTCAAATAATTAGGAATTTTTTTGTCTAACAGGAAGGGGACTAGCTCTTTGATATCTAGACTGGCgattttttgtgtttctgtgcttATTCTTAATTAATAtctgaaatttttgtttatttatttgtttttttgaggcagggttcttatctgtttcccaggctggagtggtgtggcacaatcacggctcactgcagcctcgatctcctgggctcaagcaatcctcagccacctaagtagctgagactgcaggtgtgcaccaccaagccaggctaatttaaaattttttttgtagagttgtggtctcactatgttgctcaggctgttctcaaacttctgagctcaagtgattctcttgccttggtctcccacagtgctagaattataggtgtgagtcactgcttTTGGCCACATGGCTGAAATTTTGGAATAGAAGCTGTAAACCCTTCTGTGTCTGCATATTTATGTGcctgtaatttataaagatctTGACCTCCCATGTGAGCATGTGATTTTCTACCTTCAGATGttgttaataaattattatattatttctaacacaataaataaaagcaagtaatgtttacctcaaaaaataaattatatcataaaGTTACTTAAGTTAAAAGGACCTCCCTGCCTCCGCGCTGCAGCCCCTGCTGTAGCCGCCCCTGAGCCCGCCACCACCGCCTCTGAGCAGAAGAAGGCTGTGCCACCTACGTATGCCGATCTTGGCAAATCTGCCAGGGATGTCTTCACCGAGGGCTGTGGATTTGGCTTAATAAAacttgatttgaaaaaaaaaaatgtgagaatggattggaatttacaAGCTCAGGCTCAGCCAACACTGAGACCACCAAAGTGACGGGCAGTCTGGAAACCAAGTACAGATGGACTGAGTACGGCCTCACGTTTACAGAGAAATGGAACACCGACAATACACTAGGCACCGAGATTACTGTGGAAGATCAGCTTGCACGTGGACTGAAGCTGACCTTTGATTCATCCTTCTCACCTAACACtgggaaaaaaatgctaaaatcaaGACAGGGTACAAGCGGGAGCACATTAACCTGGGCTGCGATATGGCTTTCGACATTGCTGGGCCTTCCATCCGGGGTGCTCTGGTGTTGGGTTACAAGGGCTGGCTGGCCGGCTACCAGATGAATTTTGAGACTGCAAAATCCCGAGTGACCCAGAACAACTTTGCAGTTGGCTACAAGACTGATGAATTCCAGCTTCACACTAATGTGAATGACGGGACAGAGTTTGGTGGCTCCATTTACCAGAAAGTGAACAAGAAGTTGGAGACCACTGTCAATCTTGCCTGGACAGCAGGAAACAGTAACACGCGCTTCAGAATAGCAGCCAAGTATCAGATTGACCCTGACGCCTGCTTCTCGGCTAAAGTGAACAACTCCAGCCTGATAGGTTTAGGATACACTCAGACTCTAAAGCCAGGTATCAAACTGACACTGTCAGCTCTTCCGGATGGCAAGAACATCAATGCTGGTGGCCACAAGCTTGGTCTAGGACTGGAATTTCAAGCATAAATGAATACTGTacaattgtttaattttaaactattttgcaGCATAGCTACCTTCAGAATTTAGTGTTATCTTTTAATGTTGTATGTCTGGGATGCAAGTATTGCTAAATATGTTAGCCCTCCAGGTTAAAGATGATTCAGCTTTAAGATGTTACCCTTCCAGAGGTGCAGAAGAAACCCATTTCCAAAAAAGGTCTTTTCAGTGGTAGACTCGGGGGGAACTTGGTGGCCCCTTTGAGATGCCAGGTTTCTTTTTTATCTAGAAATGGCTGCAAGTGGAAGCTGATAATGTGTAGGCACTTTGTAAATTCatattgagtaaatgaatgaaattgtgATTTCCTGAGAATAGAGCCATGGTTTCCTAACCCTAATTGATGAGAGTCTCGCTGCTTGATGGTGTGTACAAGCTCACCTGAATGGGACTTTTTTAGACAGATCTTCATGACCTGTTCCCACCCCAGTTCATCATCACCTCTTTTACACCAAAAGGTCTGCAGGGTGTGGTCACTCTTTCTTTTGTGCCATTTTGGGGTGGAGAAGGTAGATGTGATGAAACCCAATAATTCAGGAGTTATTCcttcttgtgttgtgttttttttgcCCTTGCATCAGAGTATGAAATAGCTTCCAGGAGCTCCAGCTATAAGCTTGGGAGTGTCTGTGTGATTGTAATCACATGGTGACAACACTCAGAATCTAAATTGGACTTCTGTTGTATTCTCACCACTCAATTTGTTTTTTTAGCAGTTTAATGGGTACATTTTAGAGTCTTCCATTTTGTGTGGAATTAGATCCTCCCCTTCAAATGCTGTAATTAACATCACTTAAAAAAACTTGAATAAAATGCtgaaacctcaaaaaaaaaataaataaaaggacctCTATTCTGTGTGGCttacatagataaataaatgcttatataaattaaatatttctaaaattccaAGAAATTAAGGAAACTGAGTATTTAAGATTTTCAGTGTGCTAAAAATGCATGCTTGAAGAATCCAACttagaaacattttacaaatcgTAGCTTCTGCATCATTGAATCATGCTTGACAGGTGGAGCGCTCCAGTGTGGTGGTCCCTACAGCTGCGCACCAGCCTGCATGTTCCCTCCCTATACTGCAGGTTCCCCTGAACCCACAGAAACTCCCCACATCAGTTTGCTGGTGTGTTTCAGCAAAGGTGGGTTTTGCTTTACTTGCCCTGCCAGCAAGCGGGAGTGCCGTAGCCCTATGACCCCTGCAGATCACCATTGTAGATGGAGCCTTGGTGGACAGAGCCAGCAAGCCCCGCCCCACCAGTTCCCCAATCTTGTGGCTAATGCTGCCCAGAGAACAGGGTCTCCTCCCACACCCTGAGCCATCACTCCTACTTGCAGGGCACAGAGAAGGCACCCAGACCTGCGCTGGCCAGCAGCCTGCCCCAAACCAACATCACCTCCAGTGCAACAG of the Pongo abelii isolate AG06213 chromosome X, NHGRI_mPonAbe1-v2.0_pri, whole genome shotgun sequence genome contains:
- the LOC100435393 gene encoding voltage-dependent anion-selective channel protein 1-like; amino-acid sequence: MAFDIAGPSIRGALVLGYKGWLAGYQMNFETAKSRVTQNNFAVGYKTDEFQLHTNVNDGTEFGGSIYQKVNKKLETTVNLAWTAGNSNTRFRIAAKYQIDPDACFSAKVNNSSLIGLGYTQTLKPGIKLTLSALPDGKNINAGGHKLGLGLEFQA